In the Pseudanabaena sp. PCC 7367 genome, one interval contains:
- a CDS encoding DUF3616 domain-containing protein — protein sequence MLIASPRSRLLLEFDPQVQDLTAITNNLSAVTLTNKGKYMWLGADELTGDTPCIDRLERISEGVYGNHQRFDLTELLDIHNAEEEIDIEGLDYSDRYLWLTGSHSSTRKKPKPEEHKTTKSIDRLGQIKPNLNRSFIARIPLVDGKLHKSVPHPNKSKKTLTAACLQKNDLGNELLTELSQDSHLAPYINALVPMQTGASDDAGGAIESVRLPSKENGLDVEGLAVVGDRLFLGLRGPVLRGEWAIILEIELKETKAGILNLKSIGDGKTKRNTKRNTKRKTKRKYKKHFVALNGLGVRDLCYDQESQSLLILAGATMNIRGGMQLFRLKDVVDLSDDSIATQADRGLERIAKLDCAFGTENAEGIEIFDDGDRPKSLLVVYDAPLPERKLAEHKVLADIITF from the coding sequence TCAGCGGTTACCCTGACCAATAAAGGTAAGTACATGTGGTTAGGCGCAGATGAATTGACTGGGGATACTCCCTGCATCGATCGCCTGGAGCGAATTAGTGAGGGTGTATATGGCAATCATCAACGCTTTGATTTAACTGAGCTGTTGGACATTCATAATGCCGAAGAAGAAATCGACATTGAAGGATTGGATTATAGCGATCGCTATTTGTGGCTGACTGGCTCCCACTCCTCTACCCGTAAAAAGCCCAAGCCAGAAGAGCATAAAACGACCAAATCGATCGATCGGCTCGGCCAAATCAAGCCCAACCTCAATCGTAGTTTTATTGCGCGGATTCCACTGGTCGATGGCAAACTACATAAATCCGTGCCTCATCCTAACAAGAGTAAGAAAACTCTAACGGCGGCCTGCTTGCAAAAAAACGACTTGGGCAATGAGCTGCTAACGGAATTGAGCCAAGATTCCCACCTTGCCCCCTATATCAATGCCCTTGTGCCCATGCAAACTGGTGCAAGTGATGATGCAGGTGGTGCGATCGAATCGGTGCGATTGCCATCCAAAGAAAATGGCCTGGACGTAGAAGGTCTAGCAGTGGTGGGCGATCGCCTGTTCTTAGGACTGCGCGGGCCGGTGCTGCGGGGTGAATGGGCAATTATCTTAGAGATTGAACTCAAGGAAACCAAAGCAGGCATACTAAACCTGAAGTCGATCGGTGATGGCAAAACCAAACGTAACACCAAACGTAACACCAAACGTAAAACCAAACGCAAGTATAAAAAGCATTTTGTAGCCTTGAATGGCTTGGGGGTGCGGGACTTGTGCTACGACCAAGAGAGTCAAAGCTTGCTGATCCTGGCTGGGGCAACCATGAATATTCGCGGCGGGATGCAATTATTTCGGCTCAAAGATGTGGTGGATTTGAGCGACGATAGTATTGCTACTCAAGCCGATCGGGGTCTAGAACGGATTGCCAAACTCGATTGCGCCTTTGGTACGGAGAATGCCGAGGGGATCGAAATTTTTGATGATGGCGATCGCCCTAAATCCTTGCTAGTGGTCTATGATGCGCCGTTGCCTGAGCGGAAGTTAGCTGAGCATAAGGTTTTAGCGGATATTATTACTTTTTAA